The Crocosphaera sp. UHCC 0190 DNA segment ATCTGTCTCGAAAACTGAGAATTAAGCCACTCGAAAAAAGCACTAAGTTAAAAATCAATGAAATTTCTGTGCGTTATCTTAAGTAAAATTATGTATTTTTTGTCTTCAATATTTCTAAGGACAAAATAAAGTATCTTTTGTATTTTTTCCCGTTATTGGATTAGTTCCTTTCGCAATTGTACATAATTTTTGTTCTGCGTCAGGACGTAACAAAACATCGGTAAAATCTGCCCCATCAATAATTGTTGTGCTACTAAATAAGGTATTAGTGGCAAATGCTCCTTCTAAAATTGCATTGGTAAAGTTAACTTTTGTTAATCTTGCTGACTCTAAATCAGCAAATCTTAAGTCTGCTCCTTCAAAATTAGCGGATTCTAAATTAGCGGAAAAAAAGCGAACTCCTTGTAAGTTTGCATGGCTGAAATTAGCTCCCCTTAAGTTAGCATGATCAAAAATAGCATCCCGTAAATCTTGACCCGAAAAATCTCTTTCCACTAAATTTTGTTGACTATAATTAACTGCCCAAGCAGGTTCAATCTGTGCTAACAATAGGAAAGAAATCAATACATAAGTAATTATTAGGAATAATCGTTTATAATAAAAAGTTCTAGGGATCATTATCTTCATAATTTCGATTAACACTTTCTGAATAATAGTCTCTTAATCTACTTTACACCAATTTTATGACATCAATTGGTCAAATTGGCGAACAATTTGTGGGTCAATGGTTAATTACCCAAGGTTGGCAAATTTTGAAACAGCGTTGGCGATCGCCTTGGGGAGAAATTGACCTTATTGCTCAACATTATAACCCTTGTGTGGTGGCTTTTGTCGAAGTCAAAACCCGTCAAAGTCGTAATTGGGATAGTGGGGGAGTCTTGTCAATTACCGCACAAAAACAAGCTAAAATTAGGCAAACAGCCGATTATTTTTTAGGAGAATATCCCCAGTTTGCCGATTTTCCCTGTCGGTTTGATGTGGCTTTAGTTCATTATAAACCTTGCCCGAAAAAATCTTTAAACCAAGAAAATATTACCATTAACATAGGTGAATCTCTAGAATGGCAGGGTTATAAATTAACCTTATTAGATTATATTGAAGCTGCTTTTTAACAATGTTTTCTCGGAGCAATTCATGAATTGCTCCTACTTTATTTATATCCCTAACTGATTAGGATTACTCGGTTTTTCTTGAGGTTGAGGTTTATTGTCAGATTGATTAGAATTATTTGGTTTAGGTTGAGGCTTATTTTCTACTTGTTTAGGAACAGGACGAGGTTGATAATATTTAAAGTGTTGATAAACCGTTCGAGAAAATTCTTGAATTAAAGCACGACCTGCTGGATCATTATAAGCGCGTTGGGCAAATACTGCCCCAATATAACGTTTACCCGTGGGAATATCAATAATGCCAACATCCCCTAAAATTATCCCAATATCACCAGTTTTATGAGC contains these protein-coding regions:
- a CDS encoding pentapeptide repeat-containing protein, which codes for MIPRTFYYKRLFLIITYVLISFLLLAQIEPAWAVNYSQQNLVERDFSGQDLRDAIFDHANLRGANFSHANLQGVRFFSANLESANFEGADLRFADLESARLTKVNFTNAILEGAFATNTLFSSTTIIDGADFTDVLLRPDAEQKLCTIAKGTNPITGKNTKDTLFCP
- a CDS encoding YraN family protein; protein product: MTSIGQIGEQFVGQWLITQGWQILKQRWRSPWGEIDLIAQHYNPCVVAFVEVKTRQSRNWDSGGVLSITAQKQAKIRQTADYFLGEYPQFADFPCRFDVALVHYKPCPKKSLNQENITINIGESLEWQGYKLTLLDYIEAAF